A portion of the Phacochoerus africanus isolate WHEZ1 chromosome 5, ROS_Pafr_v1, whole genome shotgun sequence genome contains these proteins:
- the DPYSL5 gene encoding dihydropyrimidinase-related protein 5, whose product MIIGHVLPDKETSLVDAYEKCRGLADPKVCCDYALHVGITWWAPKVKAEMETLVREKGVNSFQMFMTYKDLYMLRDSELYQVLHACKDIGAIPRVHAENGELVAEGAKEALDLGITGPEGIEISRPEELEAEATHRVITIANRTHCPIYLVNVSSISAGDVIAAAKMQGKVVLAETTTAHATLTGLHYYHQDWSHAAAYVTVPPLRLDTNTSTYLMSLLANDTLNIVASDHRPFTTKQKAMGKEDFTKIPHGVTGVQDRMSVIWERGVVGGKMDENRFVAVTSSNAAKILNLYPRKGRIIPGADADVVVWDPEATKTISGSTQVQGGDFNLYENMRCHGVPLVTISRGRVVYENGVFMCAEGTGKFCPLRSFPDTVYKKLVQREKTLKVKGVDRTPYLGDVAIVVHPGKKEMGTPLADTPTRPVTRHGGMRDLHESSFSLSGSQIDDHVPKRASARILAPPGGRSSGIW is encoded by the exons ATGATCATCGGCCACGTCCTGCCTGACAAGGAGACCTCCCTCGTGGATGCCTATGAGAAGTGCCGGGGTCTGGCCGACCCCAAGGTCTGCTGTGACTATGCCCTCCACGTGGGGATCACCTGGTGGGCACCCAAG GTGAAAGCAGAAATGGAGACCCTGGTGAGGGAGAAAGGCGTCAACTCGTTCCAGATGTTCATGACCTACAAGGACTTGTATATGCTTCGGGACAGCGAGCTGTACCAAGTGTTGCACGCTTGCAAGGATATTGGGGCGATCCCCCGAGTCCATGCTGAAAATGGGGAGCTCGTGGCAGAG GGCGCTAAGGAGGCGCTAGATTTGGGTATCACGGGCCCAGAAGGAATTGAGATCAGCCGTCCAGAGGAG CTGGAAGCAGAGGCCACTCACCGGGTTATCACCATTGCAAACAGG ACTCACTGTCCCATCTACCTGGTCAACGTATCCAGCATCTCGGCCGGCGACGTCATTGCAGCTGCTAAGATGCAAG GGAAGGTTGTGCTGGCCGAGACCACCACTGCTCACGCCACGCTGACCGGCTTGCACTACTACCACCAGGACTGGTCCCACGCGGCCGCCTACGTCACGGTGCCTCCGCTGAGACTGGACACCAACACCTCCACCTACCTCATGAGTCTGCTGGCCAA TGATACTCTGAACATCGTGGCATCAGATCACCGGCCTTTCACCACGAAGCAGAAAGCCATGGGCAAGGAGGACTTCACCAAGATCCCGCACGGCGTGACCGGCGTGCAGGACCGCATGAGTGTCATCTGGGAGAGAGGCGTG GTTGGAGGGAAGATGGATGAGAACCGTTTTGTGGCCGTTACCAGTTCCAACGCAGCCAAGATCCTCAACCTGTATCCCCGCAAGGGCCGCATCATCCCCGGAGCCGATGCCGACGTGGTGGTGTGGGACCCAGAAGCCACCAA GACCATCTCAGGCAGCACCCAGGTGCAGGGAGGAGACTTCAACCTGTACGAGAACATGCGCTGCCACGGCGTCCCGCTGGTCACCATCAGCCGGGGGCGGGTCGTGTATGAGAACGGCGTCTTCATGTGTGCCGAGGGCACCGGCAAGTTCTGTCCCTTGAGGTCCTTCCCAGACACCGTCTACAAGAAGTTGGTCCAGAGAGAAAAG ACCTTGAAGGTGAAGGGGGTGGACCGCACTCCCTACCTGGGGGATGTAGCCATCGTGGTGCATCCTGGGAAAAAAGAGATGGGAACGCCGCTCGCAGACACTCCTACCCGGCCCGTCACCCGACACGGGGGCATGAGGGACCTTCATGAATCCAGCTTCAGCCTCTCTG GTTCTCAGATCGATGACCATGTTCCAAAGCGAGCCTCAGCCCGGATTCTTGCACCCCCGGGAGGCAGGTCAAGCGGCATTTGGTAA